A segment of the bacterium genome:
GGCGAGAGATGCCGGCTCTCCGGATAGACGGTGTAGACCGCGCTCGTGCGCGTGGTCTCCTCGGGCAGCACCGGGACCAGTCGTCCCGCCCGGATGTCGTCGGCGGTCAAGAACGTCGGCAGGTAGACGAGCCCGAGATTCGCGAGCGCCGCGTTGCGGAGAGCATCGCCGTTGTCGGCGTAGAACGTGCCGCGCGTCTCGATCCGGCGGCCGTTCCGGAAGGCCCAGGTCTCGCTCGGGCCGTGGTAGCCCATGCAGTTGTGGTGGGCGAGATCGTCGGGGCGCTCGATCGGCGCCGCGTTCTCGAGGTAGGTCGGAGAGGCGACGATCAGGCCGCGCATGGGGCAGACCTCGCGGAGGACGTAGCTCGGGGTCCGCGGGCGGCCGATCCGGATCGAGAGGTCGATCCGTTCGTGGACGAGATCGACGCTCCGGTCGGTCAGCTCGAACTCGACCTGGACGGCGGGGTAGCGAGCGAGGAAGCCCTCGAGCCGGGGCGCGACGACCATGTGCCCGAAGGACATGGGGGCGGCCAGGCGGATCACGCCGGAAGGCGCCGCCTCGAGGCGGCGGATCGAGAGCTCGGCGGCCTCGGCCTCCTCGCCGACGCGCTGGCAGTGGGCGAAGAAGATCTCGCCCACCTCGGTCAGGCTCATCGTCCGCGTCGTGCGCCGCAGGAGCTGGGCTCCCAGACGGGCCTCGAGACCCGAGATCTCCCGGCTGACGGAGGCCTTCGAGAGACCGAGACGGCGCGCGGCGGCCGTGAAGCTGCCTTCCTCGACGACGCTCGAAAACACGAGCATGGCCGCGACGTTGGCGACGGGGTTGCGTTCGATCACATTGTTGCTCAAGGGAAACAACCTTGTTCGAAAGGGCGCATTGTCTCGGGTGAAGACTAGGCCGAAATTCTTCCCCACGCGCCCCTTGATTCAAGGGGACCCCAATGAACCTCCAAAGCGAAATCCGATTCGCCTCCTATCCGGGCATCCGCCCGCCGCGCCTCCCGAAGCGCAGCCGAGCCCGGATCCGCCTCGCGACCGTCGCCCTCGTGGTCGGTCTGCTCGCGAGCCTCGCCAGCGCGGCCTCCGCCGGCGATTCGCTCTGCCCGATGGCGGAGACGCCCCACGCAGAGCCCGGCGCGCTCTTCGAGACGATCGAAGCCGCCGCCGTCGACGCGCTGGCCCACGCCCACCACACGGCGCGGCCCGGCGACCGCGGGCGACTCCTGCTCGGAACGATCTACCGCGTGGGGGAGGCCTACGCCTACAGCCCGCCGATCCGCTCGGACGGCACGGTCTGGTCGTCGCGTCCGCCGGTCCTGCGCTTCGCGCTCCGCCCGGCCGACGTCGCCAGCTACGTGCTCCATCCGCGCTCCGGCTCGACCCGGATCGACCGCGCCAACGAGGCGCCGAACGCCAGCGAGCGTCGCGTCGTCGACGTGCTCGATCCACAGGAACGTCCGCTCTTCGTGCTGACGCCGAGCCGGCGAGTCGTCCGCTACGGAGACCGGGTCACGACCGAGGTTGCGATCCGACCGGTCGAGCCGGTCCTGGTCGCCGCGGCGCGTTAGTCGAAGCGACGTAGCGGAGCCGATCGTGCGGATTCCCCCTGACCGGCTGTTTACCCGGTCGGGGGGTGTTCCGGCCTGCCTGGATGGCGGTCTTCGTCTCGTAAGGCGGGAAAACAGTGCCACGAGCGGCCGATCCTGGTCACTTCCTGGGGAGCGTTCCACCCCAGGAGACCGAGTCGACGTGCGAGTGATCCCCTCCCGCAGCCGAGCCAGGCTGCCGAGTACTCGATCCGCTTCCGGACGAACCGGTCGAGGGTGGAGCAGGACCGCTCTGCTCCCTGCCGTTCTCGTTGGACTGCTCATTTCGTCGGTCGCTTCGGCGCAGATTTCGAACGTCTCGTTCGCGATCAATACAGATCCCGCAGGTTCGGCTCCGCCCGAAACGGAGCTCGGCTCTCACAATGAGCATCTGTCTGGACTGGCCCCTCCCGTGTCCTACCAGAACCTGCTGACGTCGACGAACGGCTCCGGTGCCTTCATCAGCGGGTCGATCGACGCCTTCGCGGGGCTCTCGAGCGCGGGTGGCACCGGCAGTGCCAACCTGACCAACTCTGGACCGAGCTCCTACGAGTTCTACTCCGGCCTGTCGATCTTCGATTTCCTGGTTACGCCGACGGAGGACACCCTCACCCGTCTCCGGGGCAGCCTCGAGGTCTCAGGAGGGACGGGGGATCCGATCCACGGCAATCGACAGGTCGCTCGATACCAGGTTCACCAGGTCATCGTTCCCGACGTCTTCGAGACGCTCGTCGAGGAGCAGGAGATCACGGTTCCCGGCCAGCTCGCCTTCGATCGGCAGGTCTTCATGCAGGCCGGAAACACCTACAAGGTGACCGGCTACGCGTGGGTGTTCGCGGGGGCTCTCGTCAACTCGTTCGCGACCCACGCGACTGCGAGCTGGGACCTCACGTTCTCGGTGGTCCCCGAACCGTCGACGGCCCTCCTGCTCGGGCTCGGACTCGTTGCGCTGTCGAGCCGGCGACCTTCGGCGGGCGCGCGAATCCGCTGAGCGGAGTACTGGATCACCGGGGCAGGGCCAGTACTCTCGTGTGCATGCCTGCAAAGTCGAGCCCGAACGGAGGAACGGCCCCGCTCATCCGAGCGGGGGCCTTCATTCGTTAGGAGCAGGTCGGCGGCGGCCTCGACTCGTGGCGACGACCGCAACGATCGTGATCCACAGGGCGTGCCCGACCCGGGGCTCCGGTACGGTCAGCACGCCGTAGCCGTTCGCGTCCGCGCCCGTTCCGAGCGTCGGCCCGGTGCACGAGAGGGACGCCCAGGTCGTGCAACCGCTGATCGGCGTGCGTGCACCGGTCAGCGCGTCCACCCGGAAGATCCGATCCACTCCCCCGTCTTCCGACGTCACGAAGTCGAAGGAGGGCAGCGCGGCGAGCGCTTCGAGGTTGGCGAACGGATCCCCGACCCCGATCGGAGCGCAGGTCGGGTCGTCTCCGGAGAGCACGGCGCGATCGCCGGTCGCGCGATCGATCTCCATGACCGTCCCGCCGAAGCACGGAGCGCCGACGTGCGGCATGCGGGAAGCGACGGTCGTCTCCCCGGCGTCGAGGGGGACGACGCTGTGGGCGAAGCCCGGGACGGGTCCGCTGCCCACGATGCTGCCGATGCAGGCCCCACCGGACGTCGTTTCACAGCCGCTCAATACGGTCCGATTTCCGGTGGTCGGGTCGACCTCGATCAGCCGGCCGATTCCCGAGTCGCCGTCTGCGACGAGGAGGGTGCCGTCCCGGGTGGCGAAGAGGCCGTTGATTTCGACGAAGGGGTCGCCGGCGCCGCTGATCGTCTGGCAATCGATGTCGTAGCCGGAGAGGACGGTCCGGTCGCCCGTCGTCGGGTCGATCTGGAGCACTCCCTCGGCGGCGAATCCGCAGCCGGAATAGGACACGCCGACCACGAAGTCGCCCGCCTCGAGGGCGGGGGGATTCGCCGTGGCCGTCGTGATGGTCACGACGTCGCCGAGGAGCGTCCCGAGCGGTCCGGAGCCGATGACGCTCCCGCTGCAGGTTCCGGTGCTCGTGGTGTCGCAGCCCGACACGACGGTCCCCACGCCGTCCGGGAACGAGAGGCGAAGCAGGCGGCTCGGGAGTCCGTTGCCGTCCGCCACCAGGACGCTCCCGGTACTCGGCTCCCAGCCGAGTCGGTAGATGAAGGTCGGGAGCTCTCCGCTTCCGATCGACGTGCAGACGCCGCCGTCGTCGACGAGTCCGACGAGGATCCGACGATCGCCCGTCGTCGGGTCGACCTGCATCACGCCGTTGGAGAACGAGCCGCCGCAGCTGAAGGACGATTCGACGAAGACGAGCGGCGTCGTCTGGGCCCGCGCGGCGCCCACTGGAAGCAGCGCGAAGGAGAGCGACGCCACGCCCAGAAGGAGCAGAAAGTTGAATCGCATCCGCCTAGCGTGAGCCCTCCGACCTTCCGCTGTCAAGCAGATCCTCCACTGCTCCAACCCCATCCGATCCGAAACAAAGAACGCCCCCGCTCATCCGAGCGGGGGCGTTCGTTCGTTCTGGCTTCCGAGCCCTCAGCGCAAGAAGCGCCGCCGCCAGGCGGCGCTTCGAGAGGCGCGCAGCGCCGATCGGTAGATCAGGGCTCGAGAATCGGATGAAGCCGCTGCGCCGGCTGCGTCTCGCGCAGCTTCTTGAGCGCTCGCGCCTCGAGCTGCCGTACGCGTTCTCGAGACAGCCCGAGGGACTGGCCGATCTGCTCGAGGGTGTGCTCCTCCTCGCCGCCGAGGCCGTAGCGAAGGCGGAGGATGAGCTGCTCGCGCGGGGTGAGGCTGCCGATCAGGGAGCCGACGCCCATGCGCATGCGGTCGCCGTCGATGTCGCCGTCGGGGCGATCCGCGGTCGCGTCCGGCACGAAGTCCTCGAGGCGCTTCTCCGTCCCGGCCACGTTCGATTCGAGGGAGATCGCCTCTCGGCTCAGCCGGTCGAGGGCCTCGAGCGAGTCCGTGTCCGTCCCGAGCGCCGGAGCGAGCTCCGCCGGGGTGGGCTCACGACCGAGCTTGCCGGTGAGCTCCGCACGCACGCGCTGGCTCCGCTGGAGCCGGTCGTGCACGTGAGAGGGCAGGCGGATCGTGCGCGAGTGGTTCTGGATCGCCCGGACGAGCGCCTGACGGATCCACCACACGGCATAGGTCGAGAACTTGAAGCCGCGGCGGTGGTCGAACTTCTCGACCGCGCGGATCAGCCCCAGGTTGCCTTCCTGGATCAGGTCGGGAAACGACAGACCCAGGTTCCGGTAGTCCTTGGCGATCGCGACGACGAGCTTCAGGTTGTGCTCGATGAAGCGGTTCTTGACCGTCGACATCTGGTCCTGCGCGTCCTGGACGGCATTCGTCAGCTCGATCATCCGCTTCTTCTCGACGCCGGCTTCGACCTCGAGCTCCGCGAGCTTCTTCGTGCGCTTGCGCGCCCGTCGCATCTCGCGCGTCAGATCGATCGACTTCTCGCGAAGCTCATGCAGGACCGCCAGCGAGAGCTGCGCGGAGTGCATCTCCTTGGCGATCTTCACGTCGACCTTCTCGAGGGTCGCCGTATAGGCGAGTCCGGACTTGTCGATCTTCTTCTCGCGGTCGTTCAGCTGGGTCCGGAGCTTCTTCACAGCGCGCTCGACGCGTGCCGCGATCTCGCCGGTCTCCTCGTCGCCGACCGACTCGGAGAGCTTGGCACCGGTATGGGAGAGCGCGCGCAGCGCGTCCCAGCGCGCGACCACGTGCTTGGCCGAGACCGGAATCGCGTACAGCGCATCACGCAGCGCGGCCGTCGCGGCCTCGAGATCCTTCGCGAGGACGACTTCTTCTTCGCGCTTGAGCGTGCGCGTGCCGCCGATCTCCTGGAAGTAGGACTCGAGCGGGCGCCGCTCGCGGCCGGGATCGAGCTCCTCGGCCGAGACCACGGCCTGCGCGCCCATCGTGGGCTGCGCCGCCTTCTCGTCCTTCTTCTTGCCGTCGTCTTCGGTCGCGGCGGCGGCCGCTTCCTTCTTCGTCACTTCCTTCTTCGCAGCGGCCTTCTTGGGGGCCGCCGCCTTCGACGAGGCCTTGGCCTTGGCCTTGGTCTCGGCGGCAGGTGTGGCCTTCGCCTTGGCGGCCGCCTTCTTGGCCGGAGCCTTCGAAGCGGAAGTGGTGCTCTTCTTCTTCTGGGTTGCCAACGGGGATCCTCTCAGTCCGGTGTGGCTCTCTATGGATACCACCCGGAGGGGTCTGGTTCGACACATCCGTCATCGGGAAGGGCGCGTGGTGCCATTTTGGCAGGACGCGACCGGTGCGGGTGCATTTTCTGCAGGTTCGAACGCGCGAAACGCCTGTTCGGGAATGAGTCACGTCATACGAGTGCGCAACTCGGTTGAAGTGTCCGACTTCAGTCGGGCCCGCTTCGGTGCTCCGGGTCTTTGCTTCCGCGCGGTCGGTGATGTCGCGCCGGGAGAGCAGAGGAACCGTCGAGAGCAGAGTGCTCCGGAGAGCGGGGCCTGGGGGAAGTTGGGGTCCGGGTCGATCGAGAGCGGCCCGCAAGGGGTCGACTCGCCGCTCGAGCCCTTCCTCAGAGGATGTCTAAGTAGCCTGATAATGATTGAATTTCACCTATTTAGCCAGCGAATTTCTTGTCTGGGCCCGGATTGATTCGTTCGATCGTCGAATCCCGGGGCGGGACCCTCGCGCCTCAGAGCGCAATCTCGAAACCCATCCGGAAGGTCTCGCCCAAGTCAGTGCGCCAGAGCGGCTCGGAGGTGATGGGGGACGCCCTCGATTGCCGACACCGGACCACCGCGGAAGACGATTTCCTTTGATTCGGTGTGGTTCCCCGATCAGCGATGTGGCGGATTCCCCGACGAGACGGCTCGGCCTGCGCCGGGGCTGCCTGTCCGGCACGCCTCCGCTGCCTGAGTCGGCACCCGACCGGCAACGGTTCCGCCCGAATCGCCCGTTCGAGACCCCGATTCGCCCGAATCGCCCCCGAAGAACCCCCGACGACCTGATCTGCACCCTAGCCGCCGATCCGCGCGCAAGAAGTGCAGTCGGGCCTCTCGGCGCCCCAGCGTTTCGAGCCGTCCCTTCCCGAGCGCTCAGCGCGAGCGGCCACGAATCGCCCCTCCAGAGCCTTCAGCGCAACACGAGTCCCATGGAGGGACTCGTCGAGAGGCGCCCCGCGCCGACCAGGAAGGCGCGCCCCGCGCCGACCCGCCTCAGAAAGGCCAGATCCGCGGGATCGCCGTCAGGGCGACGGCCATGCAGACCAGATCGAGGGGGATCCCGATCCGCAGGAAGTCGCCGAAGCGGTGGGCGCCGGCGCCGTACACGATCAGGTGGGTCTGGTAGCTGATCGGGAAGGCGAAGGCGCAGGCGGAGCCGATCGCGACGGTCATCACGAAGGGCATCGGGTCGACGCCCAGCTGCTGCGACGCGGCGAGCGAGATCGGGAACATGATCGCCACGGCGGCGTTGTGATGCAGCGTTTCGGCCATGACGAGGCAGAGCGCGTAGATCGCGATCAGGGTCGCCATCGGTCCGACCTGGCCGACGAGCTTCACGAGACCCGACGCGACGAACTGGGCGGCGCCGGACTTGTCCATCGCGTTGGCGACGCCGAGCCCGCAGCCGATCGTGATCAGCACCGACCAGTCGACGGCTTCCCGCGCCTCCGAGGCGGAGATGCAGCGCGCCCCGATCAGCGCCGCGACGGTCACGAAGGCGGCGATCGAGATGTGGATCCCGCCGACGCTCACCGCGAGGACCATGGCGACGAGGATGCCGAGGGCGGTCCGGGCGTGCTCGAAGGCCGGGGCCGGGGCGCCCGGGAGCTCGCTCGCGAGATAGAAGTCGCGGCTGTTGCGGTGGAGCTCCATGAACTTCGGCGCGCACTGCATGAGCAGCGTGTCGCCCGGACGGAGCTGGATGTCGCCGATCTTGCCCTGGACGCGCTCCGCATTGCGGTGGACGGCGATCACGACCGCGTCGTAGACCGCGCGGAAGTTGCTCTGCTTGACGGTCTGGCCGATCAGCGGCGACGAGGCCGAGACGACGGCCTCGACCATCGGCCGATTCCGGCCGCCGGGGAGGCTGTCGAGCAGCTCCTCCTTCGCGGCCGGCTCGAGTCCTCGCGTGCGCTGGAGGTCGAGGATCGTGGACACCACGCCCGCGAAGACCAGGATGTCGCCGCTCTGCAGGATCTGATCGGGTGAGACGGGTGTGATCAGCCGGTCGCCGCGGTCGATCTCGACGAGGAAGAGTCCGGGCAGGTTCCGGAGGTTCGCCTCTTCGACGGTCTGGCCGTCGAGCGGGCTGTCGCCGGTCACGCGCATCGCCGCGGTGTACTCCCGGGTGCGATCGTTCAGCTCCTCCGGCGCGTCCATCCGGTTCGGCAGGAGCGAGGGCGCGACCAGGACGAGGAAGAGCAGGCCGACGGTGGCGATCAGGATCCCGACCGGGGCGGGCTCGAAGAAGCTCCAGCGCGGCAGGCCGGCTTCGTGGACGAGGCCCACGATGGTCAGGATCGTGCTCGTGCCGATGATGGTGCAGGTGCTGCCCAGGATCGAAGCGTACGACAGCGGGATCAGGAACTTCGTCGCCGGGCGCTGATTTCGCTGGGCCCAGTCGATCACCGTCGGCGTCATCATCGCGACGATCGGCGCGTTGTTGAGGAAGCCCGAGAGCGCCGCGACGGGGATCGTCATCCGGCTGAGGGACCGCCGCGTGCCCTTGAAGCGGCCGAGCACCCGGCCGAGGGTCATCTCGAGGGCACCGGTCTCGCGCAGCGCGGCGGAGACGATGAAGAGGGCGCCGATCGCCGCGACGACCGGGTTCGCGAAGCCCGCGAAGGTCTCGACAGGGGACAGGATTCCGGCGGCCCCGAGACAGATCAGCGTCGCCATCAGCACCAGATCCGGTGCGGCGAGTTCGCGGACCATCGCCGTGAGGGCCAGCGCGACGAGCCCGAGGGTGAAGACGATCTGCCAGTCCATCCGGCCCGCACGATACCGCAGTTGCCCCCCGCGGAAGGCCAATCTGGCGCGGCGGGCGGATCTCCCCGGCGCCCAGAGCGCGGGCTCCGGGGATCCGTCAAACTCCCGCCGTCATGCGCGACGTCCTTCGAACCTTCAGTGAGCGCGAGTTCTATCTCGGCGAGTTTCGGGGGCGGACGATCGGGATCGCGTGGCCCGCGACCGAGGTGCCCGCCGAGCAGCCCCTCGCCGGGGTGGTCGAGGAGCTGTCGTCGAACGGGTCCCGGGTCGTCGTGCTGAGCCCGGTCGAGGAGGTCTTCGTGGTGGCCGGGCTCGGGGCGCCGGTCGATGCGTCGGCTTCCGCCTACGCCCCGGCCGTATGGCGCGACCTGCGCGAGCGCGGCGCGGCAGGGCTGCGGGTCGCCGCGGAGGGATTCGCATCGAGCTGCGTGGAGATCGCGCGGACGCTGCGGCTCGCCAAGGTGGTCTGGATCCAGTCGAGGCCGCCGGTCGAGCGGATCGCGGGCGACGGGCGCGTGTCCGTCGTCGATCTCGCGCATCTGGCGCCGCTGCTCGATTCGGAAGCGGGGGAGATCGACGGGACTCCCGTGCATCGCGCCGGGGAGGACGCGCGGGAGCTGCTGGTCTCGATCCGCGACCTGATCGACGGGGGCGTGCCCTCCGTGAACGTCTGCGCGGCGGCGGACCTCGCCCGCGAGCTCTTCACCTACAACGGGGCCGGGACCTTCTTCACGCGTGATCGCTATGCGGAAGTCCGGCCGCTCGCGATCGACGACTACGATCTGGCGAACGACCTGATCGAGCGAGGGGAGGCGGATGGCTACCTGGCGCCGCGCAACGCGACCGCTCGGGACGCCGTGCTCGCCCACGGCGTCGGCGTCTTCATCGAAGGACGCTACCTCGCCGGGATCGGCGCGATCCTGCCCCATGCCGCCGACAACGCGGCGGAGCTCGTTTCGCTCTTCGCGCTCACCCGCTACGTCGGCGAGGGCGCGGGCGGCCAGATCGTGCGATACGCGATCGAGCGCGCGCGGGAGCAGGGCCTCGACTACCTGTTCAGCTGTACGACTTCCGAGCGGGTCGTGACCTTCTTCGAGCGGCACGGCTTTCGGCGCGTCGAGCCCGACGCCGTCCCGAAGGCGAAGTGGGACGACTACGACCCGGCGCGGCGGGCCCGGGTGCGTTGTCTCCGATTCGATCTCGGCTGATCCTTCGCCTGCGGGCGCGCGGCGGCGGGCGGGTTGCCTGCGCGCGCATCCGGTGCGGCTTCGATGCCCGTCGAAGCGCTCCGGGGATGGCCGAAGCTTCCTCCCGGAGGTCCGGTCGAGGACCGGAGCGGCCTGTAAGCCGGGTTCTGTCTCCGCGTCGGGTTGCCCCGACGCGGGAGAAGGTCATTCCTCTAGGCCGTCCATTGCTGGGCGGCTCGAGCACTCTCACCCGGACACCGCGCGAGACCGAGGCCTCGCGATCGGGCGGACCGCCCTCGACGATGTCCCTATTCGAGCTTGCTCCGGGAGGGGCTTGCCCCGCCGCCGGTCACCCGGCTGTCGCGCGTGGGCTCTTACCCCACGATTTCACCCTTACCTGTGACGGTCCCTCCCGTGAAGGAGGACGACGTCCATCGGCGGTGTGGTTTCTGCGGCGCTTTCCCTCGGGTCACCCCGGGTCGGCGTTACCGACCTCCCTGTCCTGCGGAGCCCGGACTTTCCTCCCGTGAACGTTCCGTGTTCACCGGCGACCTTCCGGCCACCTTCGGCGGGCGGCCGCATCCTATCTCGGGGTTGGAGGCTCGGCACCCGCTGCTCGAGGACGGGAGGCTCGGACTGACGCCGGTCCCGCACTGACTCGGAGTTTTCTGTGGCAAGTCTAATCAGTATCCATAAGATACTGCCCGCGATGTCGGAAGCGCTCCCCGAACAGACAGCCGAGACCCGCGAGACGGAGACCCCCGCCCGCCGAGGCGAGATCCTGCGGCCGAGCCAGATCTTCGATCCGGTGGCCCGGGCCCTCGACGTGCTGGGGGACCGCTGGACCCTGGTCCTGGTGCGCCAGCTGCTGAACGGGCCGAAGGGCTTCCAGGAGCTCCGCGTGCGAACCGGGATCGCGCCGAAGGTGCTGTCCAGTCGCCTCCGTCAGCTCCGCGCGGACGGCTTCGTCGACACCGAGGAACAGGGCAGCCGCTCGCTCTACCGCGTGACCCACAAGGGCGAGACCCTCGCGCCGATCATCGCCTCGATCGCGCGCTGGTGGGTCCGTGAGGGCATCGCCGTCCGCGACGTCGACGCGACCCAGTTCACCGAGACCTCGGCGCTCTCGGTCCTCGAAGTCCTGCCGAACCTGCTGCGCGAGGACCGCGCGCGGGACGCCCACGTCGTCTTCGAGATCCGGCTGACGGGCGAGGGCGGCG
Coding sequences within it:
- a CDS encoding LysR family transcriptional regulator encodes the protein MSNNVIERNPVANVAAMLVFSSVVEEGSFTAAARRLGLSKASVSREISGLEARLGAQLLRRTTRTMSLTEVGEIFFAHCQRVGEEAEAAELSIRRLEAAPSGVIRLAAPMSFGHMVVAPRLEGFLARYPAVQVEFELTDRSVDLVHERIDLSIRIGRPRTPSYVLREVCPMRGLIVASPTYLENAAPIERPDDLAHHNCMGYHGPSETWAFRNGRRIETRGTFYADNGDALRNAALANLGLVYLPTFLTADDIRAGRLVPVLPEETTRTSAVYTVYPESRHLSPKVRAMIDWLVDEFGGEPAWDAGLPTEGRPSESRYLGR
- a CDS encoding PEP-CTERM sorting domain-containing protein, translating into MSYQNLLTSTNGSGAFISGSIDAFAGLSSAGGTGSANLTNSGPSSYEFYSGLSIFDFLVTPTEDTLTRLRGSLEVSGGTGDPIHGNRQVARYQVHQVIVPDVFETLVEEQEITVPGQLAFDRQVFMQAGNTYKVTGYAWVFAGALVNSFATHATASWDLTFSVVPEPSTALLLGLGLVALSSRRPSAGARIR
- a CDS encoding sigma-70 family RNA polymerase sigma factor codes for the protein MATQKKKSTTSASKAPAKKAAAKAKATPAAETKAKAKASSKAAAPKKAAAKKEVTKKEAAAAATEDDGKKKDEKAAQPTMGAQAVVSAEELDPGRERRPLESYFQEIGGTRTLKREEEVVLAKDLEAATAALRDALYAIPVSAKHVVARWDALRALSHTGAKLSESVGDEETGEIAARVERAVKKLRTQLNDREKKIDKSGLAYTATLEKVDVKIAKEMHSAQLSLAVLHELREKSIDLTREMRRARKRTKKLAELEVEAGVEKKRMIELTNAVQDAQDQMSTVKNRFIEHNLKLVVAIAKDYRNLGLSFPDLIQEGNLGLIRAVEKFDHRRGFKFSTYAVWWIRQALVRAIQNHSRTIRLPSHVHDRLQRSQRVRAELTGKLGREPTPAELAPALGTDTDSLEALDRLSREAISLESNVAGTEKRLEDFVPDATADRPDGDIDGDRMRMGVGSLIGSLTPREQLILRLRYGLGGEEEHTLEQIGQSLGLSRERVRQLEARALKKLRETQPAQRLHPILEP
- a CDS encoding SLC13 family permease, which codes for MDWQIVFTLGLVALALTAMVRELAAPDLVLMATLICLGAAGILSPVETFAGFANPVVAAIGALFIVSAALRETGALEMTLGRVLGRFKGTRRSLSRMTIPVAALSGFLNNAPIVAMMTPTVIDWAQRNQRPATKFLIPLSYASILGSTCTIIGTSTILTIVGLVHEAGLPRWSFFEPAPVGILIATVGLLFLVLVAPSLLPNRMDAPEELNDRTREYTAAMRVTGDSPLDGQTVEEANLRNLPGLFLVEIDRGDRLITPVSPDQILQSGDILVFAGVVSTILDLQRTRGLEPAAKEELLDSLPGGRNRPMVEAVVSASSPLIGQTVKQSNFRAVYDAVVIAVHRNAERVQGKIGDIQLRPGDTLLMQCAPKFMELHRNSRDFYLASELPGAPAPAFEHARTALGILVAMVLAVSVGGIHISIAAFVTVAALIGARCISASEAREAVDWSVLITIGCGLGVANAMDKSGAAQFVASGLVKLVGQVGPMATLIAIYALCLVMAETLHHNAAVAIMFPISLAASQQLGVDPMPFVMTVAIGSACAFAFPISYQTHLIVYGAGAHRFGDFLRIGIPLDLVCMAVALTAIPRIWPF
- a CDS encoding GNAT family N-acetyltransferase; amino-acid sequence: MRDVLRTFSEREFYLGEFRGRTIGIAWPATEVPAEQPLAGVVEELSSNGSRVVVLSPVEEVFVVAGLGAPVDASASAYAPAVWRDLRERGAAGLRVAAEGFASSCVEIARTLRLAKVVWIQSRPPVERIAGDGRVSVVDLAHLAPLLDSEAGEIDGTPVHRAGEDARELLVSIRDLIDGGVPSVNVCAAADLARELFTYNGAGTFFTRDRYAEVRPLAIDDYDLANDLIERGEADGYLAPRNATARDAVLAHGVGVFIEGRYLAGIGAILPHAADNAAELVSLFALTRYVGEGAGGQIVRYAIERAREQGLDYLFSCTTSERVVTFFERHGFRRVEPDAVPKAKWDDYDPARRARVRCLRFDLG
- a CDS encoding winged helix-turn-helix transcriptional regulator; this translates as MSEALPEQTAETRETETPARRGEILRPSQIFDPVARALDVLGDRWTLVLVRQLLNGPKGFQELRVRTGIAPKVLSSRLRQLRADGFVDTEEQGSRSLYRVTHKGETLAPIIASIARWWVREGIAVRDVDATQFTETSALSVLEVLPNLLREDRARDAHVVFEIRLTGEGGGVWTVEIDDGVCSVREDFAAGADVRYTATARDWCAVAIGLLDAKEAVKRGLLHKEGGPQAMDEFFFQVARPAGAAKD